In the genome of Candidatus Rokuibacteriota bacterium, the window CGGGATGGTTGGCCGGGGTCGCCATGAAGGGACGGGTCGCGATGCCGTTGAGCATTCCGAGGAGCAGGTTCGTGGCGTCGAGGAGACCGTCATCGGTGCGGCCGTGGGGATCGAGCGCGCGCAAGATCTCCAGCCCGCGCAGGAGGTACGCGTGCCGCTTGTCGGCTGCGGCGGCCCGGTGGGGCTCGGCGAGGGCCTCGATGTCGCGGTTGATCACCTTGAGCGCCGCCCCTTGGTGGAACGCGAACTCCAGGTGGGTGCGGATCAGCGCCCAGAGCTTCGCCTCCGGCGTCACCGCGTCGGCCAGCGCGGCGTCGAGCTTGGCGAGAAGGGCGTCGAGGGAACGGTCGATCACCAGGAAGAGAAGCTCGTCCTTCCCCCGGACGTAGTGGTAGAGGCCGGCGAGCGACAGATCGGCAGCCTGCGCGATTTCCCGGATCGAGGCTTGATGGTAGCCACGGCGGGCGAACGTCTCGAGCGCCGCGTGGAGGATCGTCGGATACCGGTCTTCGATCGCCACCGAATCCCTCGCCGAACAGAGAGCCGTATTAGTGTCAGGCTAGCTGTTCGGCAGCGAGGTAACAATCCGTCAGCAACCTCATTTTCATGAGCCAAACGTCTCATTTCGCCAAACAGAAATCGGAGTGAAACAGTCGGAAATTTTAAAACTACTTAAAACTACTTCTTGACTTGCTGCA includes:
- a CDS encoding TetR/AcrR family transcriptional regulator; translated protein: MAIEDRYPTILHAALETFARRGYHQASIREIAQAADLSLAGLYHYVRGKDELLFLVIDRSLDALLAKLDAALADAVTPEAKLWALIRTHLEFAFHQGAALKVINRDIEALAEPHRAAAADKRHAYLLRGLEILRALDPHGRTDDGLLDATNLLLGMLNGIATRPFMATPANHPGLVEVVKNLFLHGFLGTAHGDEPAGAPGARRRDAEAAHVG